In Streptomyces sp. DG2A-72, one genomic interval encodes:
- a CDS encoding GNAT family N-acetyltransferase: MTIRHDPYELRVGVPSVEVFRRLRTDAGLSDKAPEAVALALPNTWHGVILQCEGEPVGMGRIIGDGGTAFQIVDMCVHPAHQGRGLGKRIMAALTAELERRAPATAYVSLIADGPARFLYEKFGFADTATHKSIGMYRLMDGSTGASRS, encoded by the coding sequence ATGACGATCCGTCATGACCCTTACGAGTTGCGCGTCGGCGTGCCCTCCGTCGAGGTCTTCCGCCGCCTGCGCACCGATGCCGGCCTCTCTGACAAGGCCCCCGAAGCGGTTGCGCTGGCCCTGCCCAACACCTGGCATGGGGTGATCCTCCAGTGTGAGGGGGAGCCCGTCGGCATGGGGCGCATCATCGGTGACGGCGGGACCGCGTTCCAGATCGTCGACATGTGCGTACACCCCGCACACCAGGGACGCGGCCTCGGCAAGCGCATCATGGCCGCGCTCACCGCGGAATTGGAGCGACGGGCGCCCGCCACTGCCTACGTCTCGCTGATCGCGGACGGCCCCGCGCGCTTCCTCTACGAGAAGTTCGGCTTCGCCGACACCGCCACGCACAAGTCGATCGGCATGTACCGCCTGATGGACGGGAGCACTGGCGCGAGCCGCTCATGA
- a CDS encoding roadblock/LC7 domain-containing protein: MTTAVQSFGWLVSEFVRTTDGVTDAVAVSSDGLLMAASDTLGRDRADHLAAVVSGITSLAQNAATAHGFHGMKLVMIEMLGGFLMVGRIRDGSCLGVLAAEGCDVGLVGYEMAVLADRAGELLTPQLVRELHSAPR; the protein is encoded by the coding sequence GTGACCACCGCCGTCCAGAGTTTCGGCTGGCTCGTCTCGGAGTTCGTGCGCACCACCGACGGCGTCACCGACGCCGTCGCCGTCTCATCCGACGGTCTGCTCATGGCCGCCTCGGACACCCTCGGCCGAGATCGTGCCGACCACCTCGCCGCCGTGGTCTCCGGCATCACCAGCCTCGCCCAGAACGCGGCGACAGCACACGGCTTCCATGGCATGAAGCTCGTCATGATCGAAATGCTCGGGGGCTTCCTCATGGTCGGTCGCATCCGCGACGGCAGCTGCCTCGGCGTCCTCGCCGCCGAAGGGTGCGACGTCGGCCTGGTCGGCTACGAAATGGCCGTCCTCGCCGATCGCGCCGGCGAACTTCTCACCCCACAGTTGGTGCGCGAGCTGCACTCCGCGCCCAGGTGA
- a CDS encoding MarR family winged helix-turn-helix transcriptional regulator, with amino-acid sequence MSEVGGEADPALLQDVLRGFVRAFGLHQPERTPCGQAIPVSEAHALGELAQEGELRQVELGRRLRLEKSTVSRLVGQLAARGWVERAAAPGDGRGVVLRLTPSGQKAAHNLADARGRSSPGCLMRFHPTNERACCTPSES; translated from the coding sequence ATGTCGGAAGTTGGTGGAGAAGCGGATCCTGCCCTGCTGCAGGATGTGCTGCGGGGCTTCGTCCGTGCGTTCGGGCTGCACCAGCCCGAACGCACGCCGTGTGGTCAGGCGATCCCCGTCTCCGAGGCGCACGCCCTCGGTGAGCTTGCGCAGGAGGGCGAACTGCGGCAGGTGGAACTGGGCCGCCGGCTGCGACTGGAGAAGAGCACCGTCAGTCGGCTCGTCGGGCAGCTGGCTGCCCGCGGCTGGGTCGAACGCGCCGCGGCCCCCGGCGACGGCCGTGGCGTGGTCCTGCGTCTAACGCCCTCAGGGCAGAAAGCTGCGCACAACCTCGCCGACGCGCGGGGGAGAAGTTCTCCCGGTTGCTTGATGCGATTCCACCCCACGAACGAGCGGGCGTGCTGCACGCCCTCGGAGTCCTGA
- a CDS encoding acyl-CoA thioester hydrolase/BAAT C-terminal domain-containing protein: MPTLFVHGGSRVMGDAATDDRLVLELAVRAVAVPPPAPTRAFAADSYDPWLVRAERATFAPRLDAAAIAVETARADVLLVAGADDAMWPSLRYAQQLAARRHAVGAPVEVVARDDAGHRPRLPGESPAAPSTAFLYGGTASGDTPLGRAAWAPILERLRPAQAAAGSR, translated from the coding sequence TTGCCGACGCTGTTCGTGCACGGCGGCAGCCGGGTCATGGGCGACGCCGCCACCGACGACCGGCTGGTCCTCGAACTCGCCGTCCGCGCAGTTGCTGTTCCCCCCCCAGCACCGACTCGGGCCTTCGCCGCAGATTCCTACGATCCGTGGCTGGTACGAGCAGAGCGAGCAACCTTCGCGCCACGCCTGGACGCCGCCGCGATTGCGGTGGAGACGGCACGCGCCGACGTACTGCTGGTCGCCGGTGCCGACGACGCGATGTGGCCCTCCCTGCGGTATGCGCAGCAGTTGGCCGCGCGACGTCACGCGGTCGGCGCGCCGGTGGAGGTGGTGGCCCGGGACGATGCAGGACACCGGCCACGCCTCCCCGGCGAGAGCCCCGCCGCGCCCTCGACGGCCTTCCTCTACGGCGGCACGGCCAGCGGCGACACCCCGCTCGGCCGGGCCGCCTGGGCGCCCATCCTTGAACGGCTCCGTCCAGCCCAGGCCGCAGCGGGTTCCCGGTAG
- a CDS encoding nitrate- and nitrite sensing domain-containing protein yields MRVWTLVRLLHGRLAAIGKGRYDNGSSGRHHGGGTAPGRRSMPGWRSIRGRVAVVIAVPICLLLAVAGLAVHGRAEAFGDARTTRAEVGLSLRIQALVHQLQRERGLTNGLLGGEEEFRPQLGATRKRVDTALRGMGSESTVEEVIQRKLRRLADTRAAADRGTADQAATLAFYTTAVDALNAVDPVAETATGADRQLRDGLTALRELAAAKESVALERGLLNGVFAEGAFHSRAYLDFTEVRATRVAALARFRQVATAPQRAALTKAFGTDDAERATAYENQAERAADGSALRADAGTWWDVMTVLVDDLYAVQQSVGDDVQGRADRLSHDAERALAAYLVAATLMAALVAGLAAFASRSLTRPLRALAEAAHDVARHRLPGAVARIQQSPQDPVGLLPPADAPGNPDARLLGGAAEIAEVAASLRQVEHTALHLAAQQAGLRRNTTESLANLGRRNQNLVRRQLGLITRLERQELDPDALAELFELDHLATRMRRNAESLLVLAGQNPPRPTAAPSDGLEVVQAAVAEVEQYRRVLIATVEPVRVRGHAVADVAHLLAELIENGLNFSPPTEMVEVHGWCDTEDDTYCFAVVDHGIGMSEADKERARVLLADSGEEALLAAPTRFLGHLVVGRLAHRLGEATQVHLFDTPGGGLSALLALPGRLLAPVEGHSAARPQARPAVSSLLNGFRAGVARAEARTSQGASS; encoded by the coding sequence ATGAGGGTGTGGACGCTTGTACGGCTGCTGCACGGACGGCTTGCCGCGATCGGCAAGGGCCGGTACGACAACGGCAGTTCAGGGCGCCACCACGGCGGCGGAACGGCTCCCGGCCGACGGTCGATGCCTGGCTGGCGCAGCATCAGGGGCCGGGTGGCGGTGGTCATCGCGGTCCCGATCTGTCTGCTGCTGGCGGTGGCCGGTCTCGCGGTGCACGGGCGCGCCGAGGCTTTCGGCGATGCCCGGACGACCCGTGCCGAGGTTGGCCTCAGCCTGCGGATCCAGGCCCTGGTGCACCAGCTGCAGCGCGAGCGCGGCCTGACCAACGGCCTGTTGGGCGGCGAGGAGGAGTTCCGCCCACAGCTCGGTGCTACGCGCAAGCGCGTTGACACGGCACTGCGCGGAATGGGTAGCGAAAGCACGGTCGAGGAAGTCATCCAGCGGAAGTTGCGGCGCCTCGCCGACACCCGAGCCGCTGCCGACAGGGGAACCGCCGACCAGGCCGCGACCCTTGCCTTCTACACCACCGCCGTTGATGCCCTGAACGCCGTCGATCCGGTGGCGGAGACCGCGACTGGCGCCGACCGTCAACTTCGTGACGGGCTCACCGCGTTGCGGGAGCTGGCCGCGGCCAAGGAGTCCGTCGCTCTCGAACGCGGACTCCTCAACGGCGTGTTCGCCGAAGGCGCCTTCCACAGCCGCGCGTACCTCGATTTCACCGAAGTCCGCGCCACGCGTGTCGCCGCCCTCGCCCGCTTCCGCCAGGTGGCCACCGCACCCCAGCGCGCGGCCCTGACGAAGGCCTTCGGAACCGACGACGCCGAACGCGCCACCGCCTACGAGAATCAGGCCGAACGTGCCGCCGACGGCTCCGCGCTGCGCGCCGACGCGGGCACCTGGTGGGACGTGATGACCGTACTCGTCGACGACCTGTACGCCGTTCAGCAGTCGGTCGGTGACGACGTACAGGGCCGGGCCGATCGGCTCAGCCACGACGCCGAGCGGGCCCTCGCCGCCTATCTTGTCGCGGCAACGTTGATGGCCGCCCTCGTCGCGGGCCTCGCCGCTTTTGCCTCCCGTTCCCTCACCCGCCCGCTCCGCGCGCTCGCCGAGGCTGCCCACGATGTGGCGCGGCACCGGTTGCCCGGGGCCGTCGCCCGTATCCAGCAGTCCCCGCAGGACCCTGTGGGGCTCCTCCCGCCGGCGGACGCGCCGGGCAACCCTGATGCACGGCTGCTGGGCGGCGCGGCGGAGATCGCCGAGGTCGCAGCGTCCCTGCGGCAGGTGGAACACACCGCTCTCCACCTGGCCGCCCAGCAGGCCGGCCTGCGCCGCAACACCACCGAATCGCTCGCCAATCTCGGCCGCCGCAACCAGAACCTCGTGCGTCGTCAGCTCGGCCTCATCACTCGCCTGGAACGGCAGGAACTCGACCCGGACGCCCTCGCCGAGCTTTTCGAGCTCGATCACCTCGCCACCCGTATGCGGCGCAACGCGGAAAGCCTGCTGGTCCTCGCCGGGCAGAATCCGCCGCGGCCCACGGCAGCACCCTCCGACGGCCTGGAAGTCGTCCAAGCCGCTGTCGCCGAGGTGGAGCAGTACCGTCGGGTCCTGATCGCGACCGTGGAGCCGGTGCGGGTGCGCGGGCACGCCGTCGCCGATGTCGCCCACCTCCTCGCCGAACTCATCGAGAACGGGCTGAATTTCTCGCCACCGACCGAAATGGTCGAGGTGCACGGCTGGTGCGACACAGAGGACGACACGTACTGCTTCGCTGTCGTCGACCACGGCATCGGCATGTCCGAGGCCGACAAAGAACGTGCGCGCGTCCTCCTCGCCGACTCCGGCGAGGAGGCCCTGCTCGCCGCACCCACCCGGTTCCTCGGCCACCTCGTCGTCGGCCGACTCGCCCATCGCCTCGGTGAAGCCACTCAAGTCCACCTCTTCGACACTCCTGGCGGCGGCCTGTCCGCACTCCTTGCCCTCCCCGGGCGCCTGCTTGCCCCTGTGGAGGGCCACTCCGCCGCACGCCCGCAGGCCCGGCCGGCTGTCTCCTCCCTGCTCAACGGCTTCCGGGCAGGTGTCGCCAGGGCCGAAGCCAGAACCTCCCAAGGAGCGTCATCGTGA
- a CDS encoding aspartate carbamoyltransferase has protein sequence MNDGKRRLLTAGITAGGVGAALAAVLLIGGPWQDSRDRKETVAERGQSVMPFDLEQTTHHFTPTVMGGVQEVVADQSDDAKQIGLIRTHLRQEAKAFSRGDFGDPAQIHGENMPGLAELEDGYERIEVRYRERPDGATLTYNTEEPALIDALHDWFEAQLSDHGDHAEAGH, from the coding sequence ATGAATGACGGCAAGCGCCGACTGTTGACGGCGGGGATCACCGCGGGAGGTGTCGGCGCGGCGCTGGCCGCAGTCCTGCTGATCGGCGGCCCGTGGCAGGACAGCCGAGACCGGAAGGAGACGGTCGCCGAACGCGGTCAGAGCGTGATGCCCTTCGATCTCGAACAGACCACTCACCACTTCACCCCCACTGTGATGGGCGGGGTCCAGGAGGTCGTCGCGGACCAGTCCGACGACGCCAAGCAGATCGGCCTCATACGCACACACCTCCGACAGGAGGCCAAAGCGTTCAGCCGGGGCGACTTCGGCGACCCTGCCCAGATCCACGGCGAGAACATGCCGGGCCTGGCGGAGCTGGAAGACGGCTACGAACGCATCGAGGTGCGCTACCGGGAGCGGCCCGACGGGGCCACCCTCACCTACAACACCGAAGAGCCCGCGCTGATCGATGCCCTGCACGACTGGTTCGAAGCGCAGCTCAGCGACCACGGTGACCACGCCGAAGCCGGCCACTGA